The following are encoded in a window of Vibrio azureus genomic DNA:
- a CDS encoding GNAT family N-acetyltransferase, with the protein MNIALRKLTKKHLPAFSMLWQFYQYHQSNFDNEDIDSSGRFDIDEEYLRGVAAGDEDCDAYLIVVENNLAGFVTVESTEILEREMPELSDIFILPKYRSKGIAVHAVRQLMLNSSSNWHVAVYKKDCEALKFWDRIFAKLPIENVLKVEPSETEGFHEFVITNK; encoded by the coding sequence ATGAACATAGCACTCCGAAAATTAACTAAAAAACATTTACCTGCATTTTCAATGCTTTGGCAATTTTATCAATACCATCAAAGTAATTTTGATAACGAAGATATCGATAGTTCAGGCAGATTTGATATTGATGAAGAATACCTCAGAGGTGTCGCTGCGGGTGACGAAGACTGTGACGCTTACTTAATCGTTGTTGAAAACAATCTCGCCGGTTTCGTGACTGTGGAGTCCACAGAAATATTAGAGCGTGAAATGCCTGAGCTGTCTGATATTTTTATCCTACCTAAGTATCGTTCAAAAGGGATCGCTGTGCATGCTGTTCGCCAGTTAATGTTAAATAGCTCATCAAATTGGCATGTAGCCGTTTATAAAAAAGACTGCGAAGCATTAAAGTTTTGGGACAGAATTTTTGCGAAATTACCGATTGAGAATGTATTGAAAGTTGAACCATCTGAGACCGAAGGCTTTCATGAATTTGTGATTACAAATAAATAA